The sequence CTGGCTCCTAGCTGTTGGCAGCCATGTTTATACTGTTCACAGTGTCTAGCAAAGTGCTTTGGCTCAGGTGTGATGCTGAGGAGCATCTGCTGAAATGCCTGAACCTAAGGTGGCTACAACTTCTTGGTTAGTCATGGTTTCTTCTGCCAGAATGGGAGAGGCTCTGGTCCTCTCTCTTGCCCTTTGTAATGTTTCGCATCCTTCCCTGCACCAGCTATGAAAATATCACGTCCTTGATTGAATTGCTACCACTGAGTAATGCAGCAAAATGCTACCTGAtattttaagggttttttttttaacaacaagATGAGGGATTTGAGATAGCTAACTACTTCTGTAGTTTTACTCTTCTAATACATACTGATAGCGTTTAGATATAGTAACTGAGCATGCATGGTAAGACTTTCAGGAGGAGGCTTGGAGTCTGACTTACTATTACAGTGCTAAAAATAAGGATAAAGTGTAGGAGAAGACAGACAATTACATACTTGAggttagtcttttttttttttccctctagagTTGGAATTTAAATTACCTGCTTTGTAGGATAACATAAATCACTGTGTTGTGGCCCTCatattttaattggaaaatCTTTGTCATCTTTCTGAaggtatgttttttttaaattttttttctgacaggtTTTTGTAGCTGAAGGAAAATGATGGAAGAGAGTGGAATAGAGGCAACTCCACCTGGTACACCCCCACCAAGCACAGCAGGATCTACTGCTGCCTCTGCTACGCCTGTCTCATTAGGTAAAGAAACTTATTCTGCAACTTGTTCACATTTATTCATGTGTTTTGAAGTACAGCAATTCATCCAAAAAATGTCGTGTTGCAGTCAGCATAATTACAGTGCTCTTTGGACTAATTGGgagaattaaaattattttaatatattttggtttatatatatatatataaacatatataatgtgtatatatgtgcatctatattatttatatctatataaatatacgtatatatatattttatattcttataCATACAGaacatacatatttttgttcttgaaatTTTTTTATGAAGCTACATGTGTACACTTATGGTTTTTAAGGATGAGTCTGGAAAAACTGTAACTTAACTGTCAACAACTGCATTGCACAGTTAGAATGTCAACATAGAAaggagttaaaaaaacaaatttacaTTCTTGTAGGGCATAGTAGTAAACCTGgataatctttttttaatactgtagGTGGAAATCAAAGCCATGTGTGcattctatcttttttttttccaagaatcTGAACAGCATGTTCTGAAtaccaaatatttcatttttttctggtatatCTTCTATTTTGTGCAGCGGCCTCCGAAGTGCTGTGTGTTTACCCTATGGGTGTACAAGGCAATCCACCACATTGTGAAAACATTAGAACTTCTgttgatagattttttttttttatcccttccAGTCCCTGCAATTTAGTGAAGtaagaaagcaagctttgtgAGTAATATTTGCCTTAGCCCTGTAGCGTTTACTCAATTGGTCTGTGTGTCAGTGACATGTTGTACATGACATGTCCTGATGAAAGAGTGGGTGTTCCCTAACACTCACAACCACTCTTGCTTGCTCTCTTTCCATGTATTGCACTGTTGTCTGAGGTTTAGTGGATTTATGAAGTATGTGATCCATTTTAACTAAACTAACCCTCACAAAATGGACATGCGGTCTAGAAATATTCCAGTGAAGAGATCACAGATTGATGATAGTGTTAATGATGTGAATGTCAGCGAGCAGCAAGGAAATGACAGAGCTGACACTTCTGCTTCTTGTAAGAGCTATTTGTCAGATCTAGGAAGAAgttggccaaaaaaaaagaaaatacaaaaagacTGTTGGAAACATGGATCTGTATCTCCCTCTGTTAATGATAAACCTTACCctatattatatatattgtGCCTTGTGATATTAGCGAAGGATAGTATGAAGCCATTATGGATAAGCaaggcatttaaaaattaaacattcgtagaatcgtagaatcaccaacattggaaaagacctccaagatcatccagtccagctgtccacctaccaccaatattacCCCGTTAAACCACACATCctttagtaccacatctaaactttgcttgaacaactccaggaatggtgactcatCCACCTCCTGGAGCAGAGGAGCCAAAAGTGCAAAAAGTGCTGGAGAATGTTACTGATGTGGTTAATTTTATAAGAACAACTTCTAAATAGTAGAATCTTTACAATACTTTTGAGATGAGGGTTTACCATGAACATCTTCGGTACCACACAGAAGTTTGCTGGTTGCTTTGTGGCAAAGTGCTTAAAAGGGTCGTTGACCTTAATTAtgagttagaatcatagaatcatagaattgctcaggttggaaaagactttaaagatcaagtccaactgcaccctaaccatactaccctaattcTAACAACCCTCTACTAgatcatggccctgagcaccacatccaaatggttttcaagcacatccagggatggtgactcaaccacctccctggggagcctaatccagtgcttaaccaccatttctataaagaagtttttcccgtgttgcatatttttcttctctaaaaagagaaattttccacattttctgaCCTCTTCTGTAATGAcagtgccagcagtgtgttACTTAgcagatattttcagaaaaggTTGTTTGGAAATGTTTCCATCAGTTTGTAATGCTTTTGCTGCAAATGATACAGGTATGTTGCCTAGATAAACTCTCACGTCTGTACACTTAGATAACTTGTTTAAAAATCTTCAAAAGAATGAGTTTGTGGATTTTGAGTGGATTTTGAATCcatttgttaaaatattaagaattcAACATTATTGcatgttctgtttgtttcttattaACTTGCATGAATTTGCAAGttgaatttcaaagaaaaaacttTGTATAATTGGTGAATGGGAGTGGAAAACGAGTATCCTGATTAGTAAGCACAGTGATGCGTTTCCTCCATGTGGATCTATGTATTTTTTGAAGCAGCTTTTCCAGCTATGACAGATACTAAAATCATGTGTCAGAATAAACTGACCATGGGACCAGACCTTTGAATCACTGTATTGCAGAGTGTTTAACCAAGATTTTAATAATAGCGAGCCTTATTCAGTCACATTTTTCTCACTAAAAATTCAGTACTAATAGTCGTATTATGTGGTATATTAATGCTTGATTTGAACAAAACATAGGATACTGTCCCCACGTGGCATCCTTGTCTCTAAAGTGAACAGACATGGATTTGATAGCTGGACCAATCGGCAGATAAGGATTGGTGGGATGATTGCACTCAAACAGTTGCAGTCAGTGGCTTGATGTCCAGGTGGAATCCAGTCATCAGCAGTGTAACACGAGTTAATATTGGGATTGCTGCTATTTAATGTCTTCAATGCATAGGGtgtggaattgagtgcaccctcaggaaGTTTGCAGGTGACGCTGAGTGGTGAGATCAGTATGTTGGAGGGAGAAGATGTTGTGCAGAGAGACCTTCACAGGCTTGCAGAGTGGGCCTGTGTGAACCAAATGAGGTTGAACAAGTCTAAGTAGAAGGTCCGCAGTCTGGACTAGGGCAGTCTGGGACAAGACTGGGACAAGACAGACTGGGACAAGAGCTTCTTGAGAACAGCCGTGTGATTCTGGTGAATGAAAAGCTTGATATGAGCAAGCAGAGTAATGGCTTTAATCTGAAAGAGGGGAGTTTTAGGCTAGGTTTTACGAGGAAGTTCTTagagtgtggtgaggcattggaacaggttgctcagagaagctgtggatgccccaatcctggagatgttcaaagcAAGATTGGATGGGACTTGGTCTAGTGGTAGGTGTCCCTACCTGTGGCAGGGGCTTTGAGACtgaatgatctttgaggtccctttctACCCAAACCAACTGTACATGTGCCCAATTACTGTTTCTAATACATACTGATAGTATTTAGATGAGTGATGTTACATTTCAGGAAGAATGGTGCTAGCTATACATTTCTGAAGGAACCTTCAGCGTCTCTTAATTCAGTAGACAAATGCTAACTCATCTTCCTAGCTTAAGGCAAATAGGGTAATGCAAAGCTATATGGCTTACATAGTACTGTCACTAAGAATTGATTGGAGTCAGtgttttttttgcaaatttAGGCAGAACTAAAATTCCATTTGAAGGGCAAAAAGCAGACAACTTCAAAACTTGCTTGTAAAAACCTAACCAACTCTCTAACGGAATCAGTTAGGTTAAGGCTCaatatttctaaaatgctttttttttcttctctctcttagCTTTATCCAGTCCCCTTGCTACACCAAGCATGTCGTCTCCAGCATACTCACCACCTTTGCCAGCTGCAGTGGCaccacttcctcctcctgtaATGACTTCAGCTACACCTTCGTTCGTGCCTTCTGCGGCAGTTTCTACTATTGCACCACCTCTGGCTCCTGCCCCAGCTCCTGTTACCTCTTCAGCTTTTAGTACCTCTCTGCCCCAGTTCTCTGCACCTCCTCCCTTAAGCTCTACAACTGGTTCTGGTCTTTCTGTACCTCCCACTGGTCCACCCATTTCAGGATTTTCTCTGTCTTCGACCTATGACATTACCAGAGGTCACGCTGGTCGAGCGCCACAGAGCCCACTAATGCCATCATATTCTGCACCTCCAGTCAcaggtaacttttttttttttttaaacctttttgtTTGTATGCTTTTATATTGATGAGACAGAATGAGGGATCTCTTGGGTGACTTTTTGCACCACTCTGCTAGAGTCCTGCAAGTTCAAATTCTTAGTATTCCAAGTACACTTAATTAACGTAGCTACACATGGCAAAAGGGACAGTAGCCTTTAGAGCACAGACATGGTCTGGAACAGAGTTCCCGTTTGCTGAGTTCTACTAGCATCCAGACttaaagaaaagccttttttttttttgcgagCTGTGGTTTTTGTTAATTTGCTCAGGAAAGTCCAGCTGAACATGAACAGAGGATCAAGTTCAGCCATTGTAGCAGTATCTCAGGCTGTGATCTCATGTATAATTTATCTATAGTAAACTGCTCATCCCATGAGaccagcttttattttcttgtttccagTCACTAAATTGAATTACGACAgctaaaaataaacatctttcATGCAAACGGTTGCTGTAGTTGCTGAACTGATGTCATTTTTTGCTAGTGAAATGGAAACTTGGATGTTGGCTATCAGGCCATGCTTTTACTGTTGCTGGTGATATCTCTTTTAAGTGGCCTGGTTTaggaaaatgtttgaaaaagaCCTATCTGTTGGGcagtgtaaaataaaaataactcttGATAAAGTCTTGTGTTGGAAAATCATTTAAATAGGCCTGAGTTGAGGGGTGAAGGCTCATGCTGaatttttctattgtttttcttttgtcttcctttaaAATATGTAGAGCTTTTTGGTTATTTGCTCCTTTTTCTATTGCTACTGATTCCCAGTGCTGAGGGCTAGAAATTTTCCTACCTCTCTTTTTATTATGTATGAGAACTTTCCTGTCTCTTTGTTTGAAGAGCAACACCCATGTCTCTTTTTCCTCTACAGAGGGCTCCTAATGAAAATCTGAGTACAATAAAAAGCACCACTATTAAACTAATTtgataagaagaaaaacattgtttAATTTTACACATAATGTACGGGCATTCTCTATTCTATTGGTAGACACTGTTGAACTCATTTACAGTAGTTATATCTGCTGAccttttaaaagcagaattgttCTGTGGCCTtcaagaaatgaagcaaaactgCCCAGtattcttttattcttcctgCTCATTTTCCTATTAAACAATGCAAGCTGCTGCAGTATAACAAATTAAGTACAGCgaaataaatgaatgtttgtgttttatttctccttcttaCTAGGTGTTTTGGCAGATCCTATTACTCAACAAGCACCTTTCTCATCACCCTTGGCTTCTGGAACGGGAAGTGGTTCTTCAATCACTTTTCCTGAGGAGCATGAAGACCCCAGAGTGTCTGCTGCCCAGAGTGGAGCACCTACTGGAGGCCTGTGGGGGTTTATAAAGGTGCgttgtatttttttatgttttacttGTTACCCTTCATAAGGAGTTCACTGACTGCAGTAAGATGTATGTAGGTCAGAGAATGAGGAATTGTTAATTATGATTAAGCCATGGTGTTCTCCATGTGTCTGCACTCTTTTTCTCTAAAGATCAGATGAAATCT comes from Gallus gallus isolate bGalGal1 chromosome Z, bGalGal1.mat.broiler.GRCg7b, whole genome shotgun sequence and encodes:
- the PRRC1 gene encoding protein PRRC1 isoform X2; this encodes MMEESGIEATPPGTPPPSTAGSTAASATPVSLALSSPLATPSMSSPAYSPPLPAAVAPLPPPVMTSATPSFVPSAAVSTIAPPLAPAPAPVTSSAFSTSLPQFSAPPPLSSTTGSGLSVPPTGPPISGFSLSSTYDITRGHAGRAPQSPLMPSYSAPPVTGVLADPITQQAPFSSPLASGTGSGSSITFPEEHEDPRVSAAQSGAPTGGLWGFIKGVAENPMVKSVLDKTKHSVESMITTLDPGMVPYIKTGGELDIVVTSNKEVKVAAIRDAFQEVFGMAVVTGEAAQSNIAPQPVGYAAGLKGAQERIDSLRRTGVIHEKQPAVSVESFIEELLPDKWFDIGCLIIEDPVHGIHLEAFTQATPVPLQYVQQ